In a single window of the Micromonospora inositola genome:
- a CDS encoding serine/threonine-protein kinase: MSPFTPTLRLHDRYVLRERIGLGGMSEVWRADDEVLHRPVAVKALSTELAADPQLRATIQREARAAARLTHPNVTQVYDYGEATLPGGSVVPYLVMELVEGHNLADRLTTGPLAWPEAVRVAGQVAAALAAAHRIGVVHRDVKPGNVMLTETGAKVLDFGIATLAGPRHPLAGQTGELMMGTPAYFAPERMTPGPANPASDVYALGALLYRTLSGRAPLPVQTWEDVLDVQARRPPVPPLRVPGLPADIAELTLACLSPDPAGRPTAAQLATRLGAGQPADPPTAILPTVTRPEHPPTLIERAPAAVRPVPPAPPQRSPARSNRLLGVLVAAGVALLLGLVGMLAFNDPSGTPPAADRTTAAPVDESTAESSGPPEPATSAPSTATTPAPVTLRQLAAAFSDVLAEAEARGEIDPKTAEDLREKAAELDRGKPKDRARRVAELRERVAEAADDERIGTDTAARLQDLLTAYAQLRGGRGNEG, translated from the coding sequence ATGTCGCCGTTCACGCCCACGCTGCGGCTGCACGATCGGTACGTCCTGCGCGAGCGCATCGGCCTCGGCGGGATGTCCGAGGTGTGGCGCGCCGATGACGAGGTCCTGCACCGCCCCGTCGCGGTCAAGGCCCTCTCGACCGAGCTCGCCGCCGACCCGCAGCTGCGCGCCACCATCCAGCGCGAGGCCCGGGCCGCGGCCCGGCTCACCCACCCGAACGTCACCCAGGTGTACGACTACGGCGAGGCGACCCTGCCCGGCGGGTCGGTGGTGCCGTACCTGGTGATGGAGCTGGTGGAGGGGCACAACCTGGCCGACCGGCTGACCACCGGTCCGCTCGCCTGGCCGGAGGCCGTCCGGGTGGCCGGTCAGGTCGCCGCCGCCCTCGCGGCCGCGCACCGGATCGGCGTGGTGCACCGGGACGTCAAGCCCGGCAACGTGATGCTCACCGAGACCGGCGCCAAGGTGCTCGACTTCGGCATCGCCACCCTCGCCGGGCCGCGCCACCCGCTCGCCGGCCAGACCGGCGAGCTGATGATGGGCACCCCCGCCTACTTTGCCCCCGAGCGGATGACGCCCGGCCCGGCCAACCCGGCCAGCGACGTCTACGCCCTCGGCGCGCTGCTCTACCGCACCCTCAGCGGGCGGGCCCCGCTGCCCGTGCAGACCTGGGAGGACGTGCTCGACGTGCAGGCCCGGCGCCCCCCGGTCCCGCCGCTGCGCGTCCCCGGGCTGCCCGCCGACATCGCCGAACTCACCCTGGCCTGCCTGTCGCCGGATCCGGCCGGCCGGCCCACCGCCGCCCAGCTCGCCACCCGGCTCGGCGCCGGCCAGCCGGCCGACCCGCCGACCGCGATCCTGCCCACCGTGACCCGGCCCGAGCACCCGCCGACCCTGATCGAGCGGGCGCCGGCCGCCGTCCGCCCGGTGCCGCCGGCACCGCCGCAGCGGTCGCCGGCCCGGTCCAACCGGCTGCTCGGTGTACTGGTCGCCGCCGGTGTCGCGCTGCTGCTCGGGCTGGTTGGCATGCTCGCGTTCAATGACCCGTCGGGGACCCCGCCGGCCGCCGACCGGACCACCGCGGCCCCGGTCGACGAGTCCACCGCCGAGTCGTCCGGCCCGCCCGAGCCGGCCACCTCCGCGCCCTCCACCGCCACCACCCCGGCGCCGGTCACCCTGCGCCAGCTCGCGGCCGCGTTCTCCGACGTGCTCGCCGAGGCGGAGGCCCGGGGCGAGATCGACCCGAAGACCGCCGAGGACCTGCGGGAGAAGGCCGCCGAGCTGGACCGGGGCAAGCCCAAGGACCGCGCCAGGCGGGTCGCCGAGCTGCGCGAACGCGTCGCCGAGGCGGCGGACGACGAGCGGATCGGCACCGACACCGCCGCCCGCCTGCAGGACCTGCTGACCGCGTACGCGCAGCTCCGGGGTGGTCGCGGCAACGAGGGCTGA
- a CDS encoding helix-turn-helix domain-containing protein, translated as MLLGAQLRRLREGAGVTREGAGWEIRSSESKISRMELGRVGFKERDVADLLTLYGVSATDERAALLKLARDANSPGWWHRYGDVLPTWFQSYLGLEAAAALIRTYEIQFVPGLLQTPEYARAVILLGHRGAAPEEVERRVSLRMARQELLGRTQPPQLWAVVDEAALRRPIGGPEVMRGQLDALLEATASPHVRLQIVPFDAGGHAAAGGAFSILRFGDQDLPDIVYIEQLTSAIYLDKREDLDYYALAMERLCVEAATPERTPELLGRIADELYPR; from the coding sequence ATGCTGCTCGGGGCGCAGCTGCGGCGGCTCCGCGAGGGCGCCGGGGTCACCCGCGAGGGCGCCGGCTGGGAGATCCGGTCCTCCGAGTCGAAGATCAGCCGGATGGAGCTCGGCCGGGTCGGCTTCAAGGAGCGGGACGTCGCCGACCTGCTCACCCTCTACGGCGTCTCGGCGACCGACGAGCGCGCGGCGCTGCTCAAGCTGGCCAGGGACGCGAACAGCCCCGGTTGGTGGCACCGGTACGGCGACGTGCTGCCCACCTGGTTCCAGTCCTACCTGGGGCTGGAGGCCGCCGCCGCGCTGATCCGGACGTACGAGATCCAGTTCGTCCCCGGCCTGCTGCAGACCCCCGAGTACGCCCGCGCGGTCATCCTGCTCGGCCATCGCGGCGCCGCGCCGGAGGAGGTCGAGCGGCGGGTGAGCCTGCGGATGGCGCGCCAGGAGCTGCTGGGCCGGACCCAGCCTCCCCAGCTCTGGGCGGTCGTCGACGAGGCCGCCCTGCGCCGGCCGATCGGCGGGCCGGAGGTGATGCGCGGCCAGTTGGACGCGCTGCTCGAGGCGACGGCCTCCCCGCACGTCCGGCTCCAGATCGTGCCCTTCGACGCCGGCGGGCACGCCGCCGCCGGGGGCGCCTTCTCCATCCTGCGCTTCGGCGACCAGGACCTCCCGGACATCGTCTACATCGAGCAGTTGACCAGCGCGATCTATCTGGACAAGCGCGAGGACCTCGACTACTACGCGCTGGCCATGGAGCGGCTCTGCGTGGAGGCCGCGACGCCGGAGCGGACGCCCGAGCTGCTCGGCAGGATCGCCGACGAGCTGTACCCGCGCTGA
- a CDS encoding LacI family DNA-binding transcriptional regulator, with amino-acid sequence MKPTLQDVANAVGVSRSTVSNAYSRPDQLSAALRRRILDAARQLGYPGPNPTARSLRRGFVGAIGVLFTSQLSYAFTDPFAVRFLAGLSGTAERHGAALLLVPLPAEPALAQAAVENAAVDGFCVYCAGDEEWALDAIRGRALPYVTTAVPEGADPAHRYVAIDERAAARSAAEHVAALGHRRVALLADAVLPDAAPGPVRLAGPADVPHPTTRGRLAGFADAFAAVGVDWPGLTVLNATANSRAAGATAVAATLAGDAPPTAVLACSDVLALGVLDALAEAGRRLPHPVSVTGFDDIAEAAAAGLTTVRQPAEEKGRIAAELLLEPPADPAAGHVLLPTDLVVRTSTGPA; translated from the coding sequence GTGAAGCCGACCCTGCAGGACGTGGCGAACGCCGTGGGTGTCTCCCGCAGCACCGTCTCAAACGCCTACAGCCGCCCCGACCAGCTCTCCGCCGCCCTCCGGCGCCGGATCCTCGACGCCGCGCGGCAGCTCGGCTACCCCGGACCCAACCCGACCGCCCGGTCGCTGCGCCGCGGCTTCGTCGGCGCGATCGGCGTGCTCTTCACCTCCCAACTGTCGTACGCCTTCACCGACCCCTTCGCGGTGCGCTTCCTGGCCGGGCTCAGCGGGACGGCCGAGCGGCACGGCGCCGCCCTGCTGCTGGTCCCGCTGCCCGCCGAGCCGGCGCTCGCGCAGGCCGCCGTGGAGAACGCCGCCGTCGACGGCTTCTGCGTCTACTGCGCCGGCGACGAGGAGTGGGCGCTCGACGCCATCCGGGGCCGGGCCCTGCCCTACGTCACCACCGCCGTCCCCGAGGGGGCTGACCCCGCGCACCGCTACGTCGCCATCGACGAACGCGCCGCCGCCCGCTCCGCCGCCGAGCACGTCGCGGCCCTCGGCCACCGTCGGGTGGCCCTCCTCGCCGACGCCGTGCTCCCCGACGCCGCGCCCGGACCGGTCCGGCTGGCCGGTCCGGCGGACGTCCCGCACCCCACCACCCGCGGCCGGCTGGCCGGCTTCGCCGACGCGTTCGCCGCCGTCGGCGTCGACTGGCCAGGCCTCACCGTGCTCAACGCCACCGCCAACAGCCGCGCCGCCGGCGCCACCGCGGTGGCCGCCACGCTCGCCGGCGACGCCCCGCCCACCGCCGTGCTGGCCTGCTCCGACGTGCTCGCCCTCGGGGTGCTCGACGCGCTCGCCGAGGCCGGCCGACGACTTCCGCACCCCGTCTCCGTCACCGGCTTCGACGACATCGCCGAGGCCGCCGCGGCCGGGCTCACCACCGTCCGGCAGCCGGCCGAGGAGAAGGGGCGGATCGCCGCCGAACTCCTCCTGGAGCCGCCGGCCGACCCGGCCGCCGGCCACGTCCTGCTCCCTACCGACCTCGTCGTCCGTACCTCCACCGGTCCCGCCTGA